The Amphiprion ocellaris isolate individual 3 ecotype Okinawa chromosome 12, ASM2253959v1, whole genome shotgun sequence region ACATCCctgagcttttactttgaaagtgtctcaatcagccaatcagctgtgagTCACCGGTTGCTGCAGTGAGCAGAGCAGACAGTCAGACTAAGGGTTAGACCCTCGAACAAACCATCACTGCTCAAAAAGTAAAAGTCACATTAAAATAATTCTTTCAGGGTGTGAATCAGAATCTAGTTCTGAACGTTTTGATCTATTTTTATGTCCGTTCTGTGTTTTCTACAGATTTGGTGGCAGGTTAAAGAGACTCACCATTTCTGGTTTTAAAGCTCAGATATAATGGGACTCAATGAGGTTTTGGTCAATGCTCTCTGAGCTCTGAGACGATTTATGAAAAAACTATAAGTCTAACAGCAATGAAACTCACACTGGGTGGTAGAGGATAAAAATGCCTACATTTATATGTTGAAACTGTTCATGTAGAGGAGAAACTGTGAGAAGGAGACAAAGTTAATGAagcttttttcaaaaaaatcttcaaGTTTAGATTGAAGAAAAATTctggattttcaaaaaattcatcAAACTGAAACTGCGACTACATAATGGTTTTACATGAGTAAAAATTAAACCCTTGTGAGctgtttaaactttaaattaagTTTCTACTGAAAAATCTGCCAGAGCTACAGGGGTCCAAAGATGGCTGGATTTTCACAGTTGTTTGGCCGATTTCCTATTCATTTCAATGGGGATTTTTaacgcagtttttttttcatgaattttgcaaaaaaaatgtacgAGGAATCACTTCCAAAAGTCACAGCATTCCCAATTGAGTTGAATATTTTGATATGTGATTTGTTTGGGTTTTCTCAAAGCTGCAGGATGAGTTAGGTGCAGAAAATTGTTTAGAAGAATTAGTAAGAATAAGGGAGATTCAGTGatgcaaaattaaacacaaaaacatgcaaaacagtcAAAGTATGAGACAAAATTACCAAAgtttgatgcaaaatgacaaattatgattcaaaattaccataaaataatgcaaaactaaaccctTTTATCCACTTTTATCCACTTCAGGTGTCAAAGTCTGAAGACTAAATGTGATTGTTGTTGATTTCCTCCATAACCAGCTGTGTGGCATCCATCATAGTTCTAATACAAACTGTTTCAGAAATGCTCAGATCAGTCTCCTGAGAAGCTGCTATGTCCagtgcagcagctctgcagacatTCCTTCAGAACTGGAACAGATTGGACCACAGTGAGGCCTTTGTGACCTCTGATCTCTGATTGGTCGACGCCAATATCTGAGCAGGAAGTAGCGCCACATGAGACGTTGGGTGAATCCGGATCGTTCCACATTTAAAGAAATCACATGAGGGCCGTGACATCGGTTAgtctggccaaaaaaaaaaaaaaaaatgccagtgTTTATTTGTAATAGAGTATTTCTACTTTCAtgtattagtacttttactacagtgggatttttcatgcaggacaTTTACCTGCAATGGCGTATTTTTATATTCCTGTATCAGTACTTTTGCTGAAAtaggatttttcatgcaggatttttactTGAAGTATTTTTTACTTAAGTGGAATTTTTTATGCAGGACTTTTATCTGGCATGCACAATTTCTGCACTCCTGTATTAGTCCTGTTACtagcatttttcatttaataggGTAGTTTTACTTTCCTGTTTTAGTACTGTGACTAAAGTATCATTAATGATAGCACTGACATTGGCTAGTCCGACAAAACACATGATGGCGGTTTTTTGTTTCcataatgacttttttttgttgccataaatcttttttttttgtcgccgtgatggtgttttttttgtctccatgaTGACGGCTCTTTGTCGCCATGATGGCGGTTTTTTGTTGATATTATGGCAGGTTGTTGTTGCCAtgatggggatttttttttagcaccatgatgcctttttttgtctccatGATGGCGGTTTATTGTTGCCATgatggtgatttttttggtgGTATGATGGCGTTTATTTGCCGGACTAACCAATGTCAGTCCTTTTACTGAAGTCATGGCCAGCAGTGGAATTAACAGCTGAATTAGCGGCTTCATTTTAGCAGCTCAGTTTGGTGGCCTGCTAGTGTTGTCTCTGGGTTCCATTAAACggggtttttctgtttgtctgttgtgGTGTGGACTGTTCATTTGTGCTTCCTGTGtcgtgctgtgtgtgtgtgtgtgtgtgtgtgtgtgtgtgtgtgtgtgtgtgtgtgtgtgtgtgtgtgtgtgtgtgtgtgtgtgtgtgtgtgtgtgtgtgtgtgtgtgtgtgtgtgcaggccgTTCATGCCTCACTGTGGGACACGTTGATTAGCGCCCGCCGCCGCTCAGCTCCCAGCTGTCCTTGCGGCTGTCCACTGATTGAAACCAATCAGGCCTGCGATGGCCCCATGGCGCTGACCCCTCACCCCTCCCACCCCCGGCCTAATCACCTGCTGATTGGTCCACGCGGGGCCCCCTCCCGTCGGCACGGAAGGTTAATTTGAGCGGCGGATGGAGGCTCCGGGAGGGAATAGGAACGTGCACAGGGTGATATTGCATGGATATAGCCAGGCTGTCAATCACAGCCACTTAGAGGGGAGCAGCGAGGAAACAgtgacgaggaggaggaggaggaggatgaagaggaggatgaggatgaagaggaggatgaggatgaagaggaggatgaggatgaagaggaggatgaagatgaagaggaggatgaagatgaagaggaggaggaggatgaagaggaggaggaggatgaagaggaggaggaggatgaagaggaggaggaggatgaagaggaggaggaggatgaagaagaggagaaggaggaggatgaagatgaagaggaggaggaggaggatgaagaggaggatgaagaggaggatgaggatgaagaggaggatgaagaggaggatgaggatgaagaggaggatgaagatgaagaggaggaggaggaggatgaagaggaggagaaggaggaggatgaagatgaagaggaggatgaagaggaggaggaggatgaagaggaggaggaggatgaagaggaggaggaggatgaagaggaggaggaggatgaagaggaggagaaggaggaggatgaagatgaagaggaggaggaggaggatgaagaggaggatgaagaggaggatgaggatgaagaggaggaggaggaggatgaagaggaggatgaagaggaggatgaggatgaagaggaggaggaggatgaagaggaggaggaggatgaagaggaggaggaggatgaagaagaggagaaggaggaggatgaagatgaagaggaggaggaggagtatgaagaggaggatgaagaggaggatgaggatgaagaggaggatgaagaggaggatgaggatgaagaggaggatgaagatgaagaggaggaggaggaggatgaagaggaggagaaggaggaggatgaagatgaagaggaggatgaagaggaggaggaggatgaagaggaggagaaggaggaggatgaagatgaagaggaggaggaggaggatgaagaggaggatgaagatgaggatgaagaggaggatgaagaggaggatgaggatgaagaggaggaggaggatgaagaggaggagaaggaggatgaagaggaggaggaggaggatgaagaggaggatgaagacgaggatgaagaggaggatgaggatgaagaggaggatgaagatgaagaggaggaggaggaggatgaagaggaggagaaggaggaggatgaagatgaagaggaggatgaagatgaagaggaggatgaagaggaggaaggacagtcattttaaaaacatccttCGTCCTGGGAAAAAGTTAAATCCATTTGTAAATACTAAAAAACAGGACATAAAAGGATGACAAGCTGTCAGATAAgattctgaaataaaataaacacaacatacacaaataATAAGATACCTGGCCAGAATGTTAATGTTCAGAAAATCTTCAAATAAAGTTCTGTAAAGTTCAAGATTTCAGCGGGaagttttcttttcagttcccagaatgttcttcttaaaggctTAATAAAGTCCTCTAAAGGCTTCCCTACAAATGTTCTGGAAAACGTTCAAATGTTGGTTTGAGGACGTCCTTCCTGTTATCATTTGTTGTtagaatgttttatagaagaacgttcAATGATATGTTGCCTcaacaacatcctcagaacGTTGCaggaaaaacattatttaatttatcaCGTTACAGAAACGTTTTATTAGAATTTTCCTGCATCTATTCCTCTGTCTTTTTACAGAAGTGACTAATAACAAATCCATTCTAcatatttaaatcaaatcatttgtgttttcttaaatatttagaaatgttcacaaaaaagtacaaatccTGCTGTTAATTTGAAATTCATATTCATACAGCCACCACAACAGttgaaatgcagtgaaaatattctaaaaactaaagtaaactcccttaaaaaaataatcaaattcaTGTCACTTgaggaaaaaattattttaaagaaattattttgaaagatcCACATACAGCACGTTTTTGTagaatacttttattttttaaatatgtagaCAGTTTATAGAATTATACATAAATATGAGTATATGAACTGACAGAACCTGAGCTCTTTCTGTCCTTTTAttcctgtctttttgtttcttatttctgACGTAAATATTTTTTACCTCTACAGCTCCTGCAGTGAGCAGGTTTGTCCAGGTGGTGGCAGTGTTGCATTCAGAGTGGACAGTTGTGCAGGAAATATTCTATTAATAGTCTGGTGTTCTTTATTTTGGTGCTTTCAGCTTATTTTTTCATCCATATTTGcacacatatatattatatatttagatctatatatctataaatgtgtgtttttgtgtttttagcctCATTTTAAACCTGGAAATTGGAACAAAACACGAACTTACAGCTGCAGATTTTGCTCTTTATCAGCAGTTTTCATGACAGACTCAAAATAAATCCAGTGAGTTAGAATTTCTTGTTATTATGAGGAAGTTTTCCTCCACAGAACAGCTCCACTGTTCGCATTTActgtagttttgtgttgttaaatAGCGTAAAATTCAACATAAACCAACAATAAATCAACTTTACAGTCAGTTACTGtaatttttatgatattttaggTGATTACATGACATTTTATGGTATTTACTGcaagttttagtgttttttggaGCATCAG contains the following coding sequences:
- the LOC129350244 gene encoding glutamic acid-rich protein-like; translation: MALTPHPSHPRPNHLLIGPRGAPSRCQSQPLRGEQRGNSDEEEEEEDEEEDEDEEEDEDEEEDEDEEEDEDEEEDEDEEEEEDEEEEEDEEEEEDEEEEEDEEEEEDEEEEKEEDEDEEEEEEDEEEDEEEDEDEEEDEEEDEDEEEDEDEEEEEEDEEEEKEEDEDEEEDEEEEEDEEEEEDEEEEEDEEEEEDEEEEKEEDEDEEEEEEDEEEDEEEDEDEEEEEEDEEEDEEEDEDEEEEEDEEEEEDEEEEEDEEEEKEEDEDEEEEEEYEEEDEEEDEDEEEDEEEDEDEEEDEDEEEEEEDEEEEKEEDEDEEEDEEEEEDEEEEKEEDEDEEEEEEDEEEDEDEDEEEDEEEDEDEEEEEDEEEEKEDEEEEEEDEEEDEDEDEEEDEDEEEDEDEEEEEEDEEEEKEEDEDEEEDEDEEEDEEEEGQSF